GTCCCAGGTGCACCTGTCACACTCCTGGCCCCCATGAATGGCCACCGAGCTGGCCATGTCATGGAGGAGGCAGGTGGGCAGATCTATGTGGCCGGGGGCCTGTGTCAGCGGGCTGGGCAGACTGGCTACAAGGACCAGCTGACCTTTGAGGTCTACAGCCCCAAGAAGAACATCTGGGTCCTCCTTAGCCCTCTTCCCCGTGCACACGTAGTTGGgggtgcagctgtgctgggaggggagctgCTTGTACTGGGAGGGTACAGTCATGAGACCTACCAGGACACACACTTGATCCATGCCTACCAACCGGGTACCCGGCGCTGGATCACCCGAGGCACATTGCCCCATGCCTATACTGACCTACAAGCCTGTGTTCTCACTGTACCCTCTGCCTTGCGTGCCCCCAGCTGCCTTAAGGACCCCTTGAGATCAACTGAAACTCCCAAAAATGCTTAGGATATACTCTTTGCACCCCATGGGATATGCAGGTAGCATCCATGGGTACCTCTAAGGGACAAAAGTGTCCAGGTCTCTCTCCCAGAGTGGGTACCTTCTGTGGTTTCCAGCAACCCTTCACCCTCAGGGTACACGACCTAGACTGTTGTGAACCTGTGGAACATAAAGCTTCCCCACATGAAGCCCTCTGCCTCCAGGAATATTCAATCCCCTTGTCTGGGCCCTTCACTGGGAGCTAGGAATCCCTCAATTTCCCACCACACCTGGGTTGAATAAAAGTGCTTCCTGAACTGTCTGTCTGGGTCTTGTTGTTTCTGGTGGAGAACCTAGACATCCAGGTGCTTCTCACAAGgaacaggagagcaggagacCAGTGACCTGAGTGTCCTGGGTGGGTCATGCTGGGCACTGGGACTCTGTGTGCCTGCGTTCACTGCGCACCAGTGCATATATGTGTGTCTCAGGACTGAGAGGGGTCTTGGGGTGCATAGGGGATCCTGAGGGAATAAAGTCCTGGGGGTGCCAGGATTTGTGGGGGTTGATGGTGGGGTAGTATAGGGGGttctgggggctttggggttcCTAGGTGGTTTTGAGAGGTCTTGGATTCCTGGAGTGACCTGGAGTGCTTGTTGTGTGAAGAGGTGGGAGAATTCCAGGGAGGAGTTGCAAGGAGAGGTAAAGGTAATGGGATTCTGAGAAATACTGGGATACCGGTAATGCCTGTGGGGAGAGAACTGGGTGGCTTCAGATGTGTAGAAGACAAAAAATTGTAGTCTAAAGAGTTCTGAGGAGAAGGGGATGATCACTTCACTTGGTCTGCTGGCCCTGTCTCTGTTAACCCAGTTCAAGTTTTGTTGCAGTTCCTTTGCTGCCAGGTGCACTGCTGGACCTTGTTCACCTTTCTGTCCACCAAgatacacagattttttttccacagctctgctccccagatgTCTGTGCCCCACTTTTGGGGCcttcaggctgtgccagcactggagctgcttgCCTCATTGTTTTCTCAGGAAACAGGGATAGAGAGGATGGTGTGGTTAGAGGACAGGATCAACAGTCAGACAAGTGCCTCCTTGCAAACGTAATATGCATATGTCCATGGATACACTTGCACGCCTGACCTTCACCAGCATACATACTCATGCTGGCCAAGCACAGGCACATGTTCCCACCTGTGGACACTCCAGCAGTTAATCTAGCAGAAGGCCACACTGACTCACAGCAGTTTGACAATATATTTGGGGCAATTAGAACTGGAACTGCATTTCAGGCTGGAAAAACGATTCATAGGATCCAGCTGCTGCATTTATGCATGAGTTCTGGAGTGAGCCATTCGACCCCCACCAATGGTGGCTGTTGTCTTGTTCTCACACCTCCCAAAATGTTAGAATGACATCTAGACAGGTGGTCACAAAGTTTGGCCAGCTCTGGAGTGCTTTGTCCAAGTATAATCCCTTGAAAGTCATACCTGTTGCACTTCAAAACCTCCCACCTGACTCCTCCACATCTGGCCATCCCATAAGGGGTCATGCAGAAGCATCAACACTTGCACTTTCCTTATTACCTGCCAGTGTGATGCTTTTTCCTGTGTGATTCAGTACCACAGGGTTTGGGGCCAAAGTCAGGAATAGGAGTGTAAGTGTGCAGTTTTGAATGCCAGAATACACAAAGCATCTAAAGCTGTTAAAGAGTATCCAAAGGAGGCCACAGAAATGGGGAAGGATCTACAGGCGAAGGGTATGAGTAGCAATTGAGGGCACTTGACATATTCAGTCTGGAGGACattgaggggagacctcatGATGGAGACCTCCCCTGAGGGGAGGCAGAGGCCAGCTTGgtctctgctctctgggacCTGGGGCAGGACCCTCATGTGCCCCCCTCATGGAGGCATCCCATTGAAacaatattaggaaaaagttcttcccccagagggtggtcaggcactgaacaggctccccagggaatggtcacagctccaaggctgccagagctccaggagcgtttagacaatgctctcaggcacagagtGGGATTGTTgtggtgtctgtgcagggccaggaattgGACTTGATCCTCAGGGGACCCTgccaactcaggatattctacGATTCTGGCATTCCATGGacttttcttccctgccttcACTATTACAAATACCAGGACTTGTGGCAGGCCCAGTGAAATCAAACCAGCACtgtgacggttgtcacaagggttcttgggtgaaggaagagacgagaaggTTGACTCtattatcagaaggcttgatttattatttaagatatatatatactacattataactatactacaaagaaaaggaaaggagagttctagaagcttgctaagctaagaaagaaaagtaaagaatgataacaaggcTGCTCTCTCCAACTCTGAGAGAGTTCTCTCTTCGGATTGGCCATCACCTATAAACATCtaagctgggccaatccaggcggacctgttgcattccacagcagcagataacctattgtttacatcttgttgctgaacttctcagcttcagcaggaaaaatgctgagagaggatttttcataaaagaaatgtctgtgacacagcacCCCTTTTAAATTCAGGCACAGAATATTTATTATGTGATTAAGAACCTGGCACTGAGTGGAAAGTGTATTGCATCTTTGTGTGCATAATTTGAGCAGAAGCAGTTGCAACAGAGCACAACATAAGTTCTGCTTGCCCtcaatcaccccaaaaccaggcagTGGCAGCCCCCGACTATCATTGACCAGTTTAGGACATTATCTTCCTCTGCCAAATACCCAAGCTCTGGAAACTTCAGGGTGTTTGAGAATACTAGAGGAGGGAGCTAGATGGCTTCCTCCTAGGCAAGTAGATCTTTCCCTTGTAAAACAAAGCATATAAAACAGAGCCATGACTCTCAATCTCTTTCTCTGAGTGTACACATGTGTGTAACACATTTACATGGTGTTACCTGCATATTTCACTCTGACATCACCGATGGTCTCAACACCCTTGTCTAGGCTGTAAGCAGATGGGGTCCTCAGGAAGCAAGGTCTGTGACCATCAGCTTCCTGGAGAAAGGCTTGACTGATGCATGCAGAGGACTGTGGTGAACCCACAACTCCTTTGTGGTGCAGAAGGAGTAACTTGCAGGAGGACTGCGCTGTATCCCCAGATCTTTAATTGTGCAGTAGGTAACCTCAGGGCACAATTCCACTTCCTTGATTGTACAGAATTTAGGTTGCTGGAGGGGGACTTTGAAGCTGCTGAGATGCATCATAGAGTTTCCTGTTGACTCCCTCCATTCCAGCAGTGGATACTGCACCTCTTGGGTCTGCAGGGACTGGTGCCAGGAGGGTTGTCCCACCAGACACATCCATGTCAGCCAACTTGCTAGAGCCAGCATGGTCAGGACCAGCAGAGCCAAGGAAGCCAGGTAGAGCACCCAGTGCAACAGACAGCAGTTCCTCAGCACCCACTGCCCCCACTGCAGAGCCTCCCCACCTGcctgcaaacacagcacaggtACAGCCCGTCCTGGGATGGAGCAtgggcagaggggaggaggagcaggtaGGGGGGAACATGCAGGTTGGGTGAAGTGTGTTGTGTCCAAGGGAGGTGGTAGTGTTGGGGCATGAATGGAAAGCATGGTGTTGGCTGACATCAGAGTTGGACACGGAGATCTGACAATGGAGGAGGCCTCTAGCGTGGCAGTGGAAGGCACTGCTGTGGAAGTGGTGGGAAATGTGCCAGTGGACGCCATGAGACTGCCATAGATACTGTTGGCAGCAAGGGTGGTTTGGGGATGGCCGCTGGTGCTAGAAGGGCTGCTGCTCATAGCTGTTGGCAGTGAAGTGGCATTGTCAAAGGTGGCAGGTCTGTGCAGGGTGATAGTGGTAGCAGCCATGAGAATGGTGGCAGTACTGGGGGTCTGTGTGGGTGTCATGGTGAGACTGGCTGGTACAGGaatggtggtgctgggagctctgaTGCTTGTCAGCACCACAAGCAAAGGGTTTGGGGAAAGGGTGGAGGTACAAGAGGTGCTGAGGGAACGTCTGGTGAGGGGAGATCTTGTGCTAGTAAGGGTAGGAAGGCAAGATGAGGTAATAGCACAGGGCATGGTTGTGTGCCCTTTGGGGATGAATGGATGTGGGGGGAAGGTGGTCATGGTAGCTTTCTCTCTTGTTTCTTCTTCATAAATATATTCATCCCCTCCTTCCTCATCCGCATCCTCCACAATGCTGCAGTTAAGCTTGAAGTGAATGATGGGCTTTTGCCTATGCTCAGCAGGACTGTGGCACAGTACCTTCTCAGGTGCGACCTCCACCTTTGTTTCCTCCAGACCCCGCTCTGGCTGATAAACAATGTCAGCATTCTTCTGGATCCAGGTCTGGAGGTAGTGCAGGTCACAGTTGCAATGCCAGGGATTCTCAGTGAGGAAAACATACATGAAGAAGTGCCCCTTTGGGAAAAAGTCAGTTGGCAGGGTCTGCAGCTGGTTCCCCGAGAGCCAGAGGGTCTCCAACTTCTTCAGGTCCTGCAGCAACTCCTTGGGTAGCTCCTTCAGGAGATTGTCTGAGAGGTCCAACTCCTTGAGTGCCTTCAGCCCTGCAAAGGcctcctggggcagctgctgcatctTGTTCCCTCGCAAGTCCAGGTtctgcagctgtggcactgtgcGGAAAGCCCCTGGGGCCAGTGTCTCCAGGCTGTTGTGAGCCACTGCCAGGTGGGTGAGTGCAGGCAGGCCCTCCAGGAAAGGTAGGGCTGCCAGTGCATTGTGGGAGAGGGTCAGCTCcttcagggacagcagcagggccccCGTGTGCAGAGCCACCAGCCCATTGTTGGCCAGGTCAATGTCCTGAAGCTGGGTGAGGGACAGAAAGGCAGTGGTGGAGAGGGACTCCAGGCGATTGTCACTGAGCAGCAGGATGCCTGTGTCTGCAGGCAGGTCTGGGGGCACTGCGCTGAGAGCCTGCCCTGTGCAGTTCACCTCCAGGAGGTCCTTGACCTTGTTCATCtctgaggagcagggctgggctgggggcagcagagccagaagAGTAACCAGGGTCAGGGCAGGGACCTCCATGACCTGGAGCGGGAGAACCGAGGGGTGTGGGTGCAAGCAGGCATGCATCTACacattgcttttcttcccaCACAAGCAGCACTTGCAGCAAAACTGGTATCCCCTGCCAGATCCTCCGGCaccctctgagctctgcagctcctccctgggatagtggaagggaGAAATGAATCCCACTCCTACTGCCATCTTGTCCTTGGAGGCCAGCAGATGACATTTTGGCCCTTTTGCTCTCCTCGTTCTCTTCCATAGTGGGGAGAATCTGACTGATAGGCCTCTTCACAGCAATGCCTTCTCCACTGGGGCAGCATTGCTGCCCTCACCACTGTAAAAGCCATGCCTCTGCAGTGTTTGTGTCCCAGTATACCCACACCCAGCTCAACCCAGACAAATCATGTGCTGGAAGAATCTCCCTGAATATGCTCTTATGCAACACCATCTAAGCCCTATGTTAGATTTGGAGGGTAGGAGCATGAAACATGAGAAAAGAGCTTCCTGTGCACAGATATGTCTTCCATGAGCAACCAGGCCCCTGTGAACACTCTGACTCACCTGCAGATCTTCCAGTgtttgctctcctgctgctctgcctcctcctgcccacagaCCAGGCAGTGCTCTGGGACAGTGCTAGTGGGGAGCTGCCCATCCCTCTATCAGCACCCGCAGTTGTGGGAGGGGAGCTGTGGTTTCCTGAGCAGCCAAACCCATCTCCTGTCCTTTCACAAAGCCCTTGTTTTGGCTGCACTGCCACATCACCATCTCTCTTTGCAAAATGTCGAGGATCAGCAGGC
The DNA window shown above is from Camarhynchus parvulus chromosome 28, STF_HiC, whole genome shotgun sequence and carries:
- the LOC115914354 gene encoding LOW QUALITY PROTEIN: platelet glycoprotein Ib alpha chain-like (The sequence of the model RefSeq protein was modified relative to this genomic sequence to represent the inferred CDS: inserted 1 base in 1 codon) gives rise to the protein MEVPALTLVTLLALLPPAQPCSSEMNKVKDLLEVNCTGQALSAVPPDLPADTGILLLSDNRLESLSTTAFLSLTQLQDIDLANNGLVALHTGALLLSLKELTLSHNALAALPFLEGLPALTHLAVAHNSLETLAPGAFRTVPQLQNLDLRGNKMQQLPQEAFAGLKALKELDLSDNLLKELPKELLQDLKKLETLWLSGNQLQTLPTDFFPKGHFFMYVFLTENPWHCNCDLHYLQTWIQKNADIVYQPERGLEETKVEVAPEKVLCHSPAEHRQKPIIHFKLNCSIVEDADEEGGDEYIYEEETREKATMTTFPPHPFIPKGHTTMPCAITSSCLPTLTSTRSPLTRRSLSTSCTSTLSPNPLLVVLTSIRAPSTTIPVPASLTMTPTQTPSTATILMAATTITLHRPATFDNATSLPTAMSSSPSSTSGHPQTTLAANSIYGSLMASTGTFPTTSTAVPSTATLEASSIVRSPCPTLMSANTMLSIHAPTLPPPLDTTHFTQPACSPLPAPPPLCPCSIPGRAVPVLCLQAGGEALQWGQWVLRNCCLLHWVLYLASLALLVLTMLALASWLTWMCLVGQPSWHQSLQTQEVQYPLLEWRESTGNSMMHLSSFKVPLQQPKFCTIKEVELCPEVTYCTIKDLGIQRSPPASYSFCTTKELWVHHSPLHASVKPFSRKLMVTDLAXLRTPSAYSLDKGVETIGDVRVKYAGNTM